Proteins from a genomic interval of Sulfurimonas sp. HSL3-2:
- the hemA gene encoding glutamyl-tRNA reductase, which translates to MHYLTISFTHKNSTIEIREKLSFSDEGHLKECLAKLNSSEAIHESILISTCNRMEVFVSCSSVMTATKHIFKLLNERSGISEEELEGRADIFDDQGAIHHLFSVASSLDSLVVGETQIAGQLKDAFRFSYDNNYCGQKLSRAMHYAFKCAAEVRNITNISSKPVSIASVAVNQLRDILKDLEGKKALVIGVGEMSEITAKHLISNGVEVYIVNRTRANAEELAVNCGAKVKDFSELPQLVNEFEILFTATSSKDPIITDAIIENCDFERYWFDMALPRDISFSHGENINLFVIDDLKSIVHENLTIREDEARRSYEIIGRQTMHFYEWLRSLSVEPIIKEIYTQAKKAAEDETARVISSGYLPKEYEKEIQKMNEQVLKRFLHDITHKIRQVSGEANADTMIESLKFLLQSEKSELPNKYKCEHMIKG; encoded by the coding sequence ATGCATTATTTGACAATAAGCTTTACGCATAAAAATTCAACGATAGAGATACGTGAAAAACTCTCTTTCTCGGATGAAGGACATTTAAAAGAGTGTCTGGCAAAACTTAATTCATCTGAAGCTATCCACGAAAGTATATTGATCTCTACATGTAACAGAATGGAAGTCTTTGTAAGCTGTTCAAGCGTTATGACGGCGACAAAACATATCTTTAAACTATTAAACGAACGCTCAGGAATAAGCGAAGAGGAACTCGAAGGCCGTGCAGATATCTTTGACGATCAGGGTGCGATCCATCATCTTTTCAGTGTCGCATCATCACTGGACTCTTTGGTAGTCGGTGAAACACAGATAGCAGGACAGTTAAAAGATGCGTTTAGGTTTTCATACGACAACAATTACTGCGGTCAAAAACTCTCACGCGCTATGCATTATGCATTTAAATGTGCTGCAGAGGTCAGAAACATCACAAATATCTCTTCAAAGCCGGTCTCTATTGCAAGTGTCGCAGTAAATCAGCTGCGTGATATCTTAAAAGATCTAGAGGGTAAAAAAGCTCTTGTTATCGGTGTCGGAGAGATGTCTGAGATCACGGCTAAACATCTTATCTCTAACGGTGTCGAGGTCTATATTGTCAATAGAACACGAGCCAATGCCGAAGAGTTGGCTGTTAACTGCGGTGCAAAAGTGAAAGATTTTTCTGAACTGCCTCAGTTGGTAAATGAGTTTGAGATACTCTTTACGGCAACATCTTCAAAAGACCCGATCATCACGGATGCGATCATTGAGAACTGTGACTTTGAACGTTACTGGTTCGATATGGCTCTTCCTCGTGATATCAGTTTTTCTCACGGAGAGAACATCAATCTTTTTGTTATAGATGATCTAAAGTCGATAGTCCATGAAAATCTTACAATAAGAGAAGATGAAGCAAGACGTTCGTATGAGATAATCGGCCGTCAGACTATGCACTTTTATGAGTGGCTCAGAAGTCTATCGGTCGAACCGATCATAAAAGAGATCTATACTCAAGCAAAAAAAGCTGCCGAAGATGAGACTGCCCGCGTTATCTCAAGCGGATATCTTCCAAAAGAGTATGAAAAAGAGATACAGAAGATGAACGAGCAGGTACTAAAAAGATTTTTACATGATATCACACATAAGATCCGTCAAGTTTCAGGCGAAGCCAATGCTGATACTATGATAGAGTCTTTAAAATTTTTGTTACAAAGTGAAAAATCAGAGTTACCGAACAAATATAAATGCGAACATATGATAAAGGGTTAA
- a CDS encoding proline--tRNA ligase has product MRLSNLYIPTTKEAPSDATLPSHIFLSRAGFISQVASGLYNFLPLGKKVLKKIENIINEEMEAIGAQEVELSFVTPAELWQESGRIEKFGKELLRFKDRKENLFVLGPTHEEMMVNLVRNKVTSYKQLPLHLYQIKTKFRDEARPRFGLMRGREFLMKDGYSFHATTEDLDREFNAVEEAYKKVLTRLGLNFRIVEADSGAIGGTGSKELMVLADSGEDTIAVCDKCEYGANIEAAKRSERKEIPEAPEAQFNKFLTPDVKSIEELSEFFKVDPYYTVKAVAKRLVFEDKSEIALFFLRGCDALQEKKAQSTTGAIDIVDVDESELAEIGLVAGFMGPLDQTKVKYVIDTDLYEAKNMICGANEKDYHFVGVDMSVLSEAYFADIVEVKEGDGCPHCDGTLSYTKGIEVGHIFKLGTTYSKVLKAEFLNEKGQAEPFIMGTYGMGVSRLVAAIIEQHHDENGCIWTKESAPYMVNVMVSNIKDEEQVALGEKLYSELKAKGVEVVLDDRKERFGFKMKDAELVGYPYTIVIGKELVNGMVQIFDRAAYSKEDVKADEILETIVGRL; this is encoded by the coding sequence ATGAGATTGTCAAACTTGTATATTCCTACAACAAAAGAAGCACCTTCAGATGCAACACTGCCGAGCCATATTTTTCTTTCACGTGCGGGATTTATCTCACAAGTCGCTAGCGGACTGTATAACTTTTTACCGTTAGGTAAAAAAGTTTTGAAAAAGATAGAAAATATCATCAATGAAGAGATGGAAGCTATCGGTGCTCAAGAGGTAGAACTAAGTTTTGTGACACCGGCAGAACTTTGGCAGGAGAGCGGACGTATTGAGAAGTTTGGAAAAGAGCTTTTACGTTTTAAAGACAGAAAAGAGAACCTTTTTGTTCTTGGGCCTACTCATGAAGAGATGATGGTAAACCTGGTACGTAACAAAGTCACAAGCTACAAGCAGCTTCCTCTTCACCTGTATCAGATAAAGACAAAGTTCCGTGACGAAGCTCGTCCGAGATTCGGTCTAATGCGCGGTCGTGAATTTCTTATGAAAGACGGTTACAGTTTTCACGCTACTACTGAAGACCTTGACAGAGAGTTTAATGCCGTTGAAGAGGCTTATAAAAAAGTCCTGACTCGTCTGGGACTAAACTTTAGAATCGTAGAAGCAGACAGCGGTGCGATCGGCGGAACAGGTTCAAAAGAGCTTATGGTACTTGCAGACAGCGGTGAAGACACGATAGCGGTTTGTGACAAGTGTGAATACGGTGCAAACATCGAAGCGGCAAAACGTTCTGAACGTAAAGAGATCCCTGAAGCGCCGGAAGCACAGTTCAATAAGTTTCTTACACCTGATGTCAAAAGCATAGAGGAACTCAGCGAGTTCTTTAAAGTCGATCCTTACTACACTGTAAAAGCAGTCGCAAAAAGACTTGTATTTGAAGATAAAAGCGAGATAGCTCTTTTCTTCCTTCGCGGATGCGATGCTCTTCAGGAGAAAAAAGCACAGAGTACGACAGGTGCTATCGATATAGTCGATGTTGATGAGTCTGAACTTGCAGAGATCGGTCTAGTCGCAGGCTTTATGGGACCTCTTGATCAGACAAAAGTAAAATATGTCATAGATACAGACCTGTATGAAGCAAAAAACATGATATGCGGTGCAAACGAAAAAGATTACCACTTTGTAGGCGTTGATATGTCAGTACTGAGCGAAGCATATTTTGCCGATATCGTAGAGGTAAAAGAGGGTGACGGCTGTCCACACTGTGACGGTACTTTATCATACACAAAAGGGATAGAAGTCGGTCACATCTTTAAACTCGGAACGACATATTCAAAAGTCTTAAAAGCTGAGTTCTTAAATGAAAAAGGGCAGGCTGAGCCGTTTATCATGGGGACTTACGGTATGGGTGTGAGCCGTTTGGTCGCTGCTATCATTGAACAGCATCATGATGAGAACGGATGTATCTGGACTAAAGAGAGTGCTCCGTATATGGTAAACGTCATGGTCTCAAATATCAAAGACGAAGAGCAGGTGGCTCTTGGTGAAAAGCTTTACAGCGAATTAAAAGCAAAAGGCGTCGAAGTCGTACTGGATGACAGAAAAGAGCGTTTTGGATTTAAGATGAAAGATGCAGAACTTGTAGGATATCCTTACACGATCGTCATCGGTAAAGAACTTGTAAACGGGATGGTTCAGATATTTGACAGAGCTGCTTACTCAAAAGAGGATGTCAAAGCGGATGAGATCTTAGAAACAATAGTAGGACGTTTATAG
- a CDS encoding FxsA family protein, with protein sequence MIYFIVYLFLEVLISVNISSLIGGLATFFEIILTALLGIAILINFRTTFLQNLSAVSFNCIDLEEFQKLNLFTVFGAILLILPGFLTDIIGIALQFSVFTSMAINYYNVKSGKCNINTDTTRKDDDVIDVEVISDTISSK encoded by the coding sequence ATGATCTATTTTATAGTATACCTGTTTTTAGAAGTTCTTATATCGGTAAATATCTCTTCATTGATCGGCGGTTTGGCTACCTTCTTTGAGATCATACTGACTGCTTTATTAGGTATAGCGATACTGATCAATTTTCGTACTACATTCTTACAAAACCTAAGTGCAGTCTCTTTTAACTGTATAGACTTAGAAGAGTTTCAAAAACTGAACCTTTTTACGGTCTTTGGTGCGATACTGCTTATTTTGCCGGGATTTTTGACAGATATAATAGGAATAGCCCTGCAGTTTTCTGTTTTTACATCGATGGCCATTAATTATTATAATGTAAAATCTGGTAAATGTAATATTAATACTGATACAACAAGAAAGGATGATGATGTTATCGATGTCGAAGTTATTAGTGACACTATTTCTAGTAAGTAG
- a CDS encoding thioredoxin domain-containing protein, giving the protein MSKLLVTLFLVSSLFSVSVFAQAKDYTNEVVSFLKNNISKNPNVISLDVKVIDKKDMEKPEGWQAYIVSFEGKAKVGKDEKKISQNSIYFVKDGIMATELIDMKTGMKLNDTISPKFKDEFYTKSNLIYGDESAAHKVAIFSDPLCPFCKAFVPGAIEYMKKYPKDFAVYYYHYPLEGLHPASPTICRAAIYLELQGKKDSLLKIYSLKIDPRETNEQKILDVINHTLGTTISVKDIHSIMVQSQFEEDRQIANVLLVNGTPTVYFDGAKDATKNKYKSVKVH; this is encoded by the coding sequence ATGTCGAAGTTATTAGTGACACTATTTCTAGTAAGTAGTCTGTTTTCGGTCTCTGTTTTTGCTCAGGCAAAAGATTATACAAACGAGGTTGTCAGTTTTTTAAAAAACAATATCAGTAAGAATCCAAACGTTATATCACTGGACGTAAAGGTCATAGATAAAAAAGATATGGAAAAACCGGAAGGCTGGCAGGCTTATATTGTCTCTTTTGAAGGAAAAGCAAAAGTAGGTAAAGATGAGAAAAAGATCTCGCAAAACTCTATCTATTTTGTAAAAGACGGGATCATGGCTACTGAACTGATAGATATGAAAACAGGTATGAAGCTCAACGATACGATCAGTCCAAAGTTTAAAGACGAGTTTTATACAAAATCAAACCTTATCTACGGAGATGAAAGTGCTGCACATAAAGTAGCAATTTTCTCAGATCCGCTTTGTCCGTTTTGTAAAGCTTTTGTTCCGGGTGCTATAGAGTATATGAAAAAATATCCAAAAGATTTTGCAGTGTACTACTATCACTATCCGTTAGAGGGTCTGCATCCTGCTTCACCGACTATCTGTAGAGCTGCCATCTATCTTGAACTACAAGGGAAAAAAGACTCTCTTCTTAAGATATACAGTCTGAAGATCGATCCAAGAGAGACAAATGAACAGAAGATACTGGATGTCATAAATCATACACTCGGAACAACGATCAGTGTCAAAGATATTCATTCGATCATGGTCCAAAGTCAATTTGAAGAGGATCGTCAGATTGCAAATGTTCTGTTGGTAAACGGGACACCTACTGTTTATTTTGACGGTGCAAAAGATGCAACAAAAAACAAATATAAAAGCGTAAAGGTACATTAA
- the hemC gene encoding hydroxymethylbilane synthase: MKKLTIATRGSQLALWQSNHIKSVLEEQNPGLEVDLKVIVTTGDRIQDKALSQIGGKGLFLKELEEAMLRGEAQIAVHSLKDVPTELPEGFVLGAITEREDSRDALLSEKYESIEALPEGAVVGTSSLRRRMQIERLRPDLVIKDLRGNVDTRIKKLKNGDFDAIILASAGINRLGFTGSVKYVYPISLDEMIPSMGQGALGIEAINDPEVLEIVSRLQDDSTMIATTVERDFVDSLDGGCQVPIGVNAVVSGEDISIKVILGLPDGSEILSEDTTAKVSNYKTIGRLIGQDLINKGAKELLHRAEVMASNMVSTL, translated from the coding sequence ATGAAAAAACTAACTATAGCTACTCGCGGAAGTCAACTTGCTCTATGGCAGTCTAACCATATAAAATCTGTTCTTGAAGAACAAAATCCGGGACTGGAAGTTGATCTAAAGGTTATAGTGACAACAGGTGACAGGATTCAAGACAAAGCGTTGTCTCAAATAGGCGGTAAAGGTCTGTTTTTAAAAGAGTTAGAAGAAGCTATGTTACGCGGCGAAGCACAGATCGCTGTTCACTCGTTAAAAGATGTACCGACTGAACTTCCTGAAGGTTTTGTACTCGGTGCTATCACTGAGCGTGAAGATTCAAGAGATGCACTTTTAAGTGAAAAATATGAGAGCATCGAAGCACTTCCTGAGGGTGCGGTTGTCGGTACATCATCACTTAGACGTAGAATGCAGATAGAGCGTCTTCGTCCCGATCTTGTCATAAAAGACCTGCGCGGAAATGTCGACACGCGTATCAAAAAACTTAAAAACGGTGATTTCGATGCTATTATCTTAGCATCAGCCGGGATAAACCGCTTAGGTTTTACAGGCTCAGTAAAATATGTCTATCCGATCTCACTAGATGAGATGATTCCGTCAATGGGACAGGGCGCTTTAGGGATAGAAGCTATCAATGATCCTGAAGTACTAGAGATCGTCAGCAGATTGCAAGATGACTCTACAATGATTGCGACGACAGTAGAGAGAGATTTTGTAGATTCATTAGACGGCGGATGTCAAGTACCGATAGGCGTCAATGCAGTAGTCAGCGGTGAAGATATCTCTATAAAAGTGATCTTGGGATTGCCTGACGGTTCTGAGATATTAAGCGAAGATACGACAGCAAAAGTATCAAACTATAAGACCATCGGCAGACTTATAGGTCAAGACCTGATAAACAAGGGTGCAAAAGAGCTTTTACATCGTGCGGAAGTAATGGCATCAAATATGGTATCTACCCTTTAA
- a CDS encoding menaquinone biosynthesis decarboxylase, with amino-acid sequence MQKTIELLRRENQLTIINDKVDIYLEIPHLAYAEVKKQDGGRALLFTNPVDSKNGVEFDTPVLMNIFGSYKRCELLFGRPIESVADEITKLLHMKPPSGFKAKMSMLGELFALKNIFPKRLKGEGECQKIKYLNDDVNLYDLPILTTWEEDGGPFITMGQVYTQSLDGEMVNLGMYRLQVYDKNHLGMHWQIHKDSSHFFDQYQKAGKKMPVSIAIGGDPLYTWCATAPLPYGVNELLLYGLIKKEPARLVKSLTTPLYIPTDVDFVIEGWVDPSEFKVEGPFGDHTGYYTLEEKYPFMEVSAITTKKEPVYLATVVGKPPLEDKYMGWATERVFLPLLKTNAPDLIDYHMPENGVFHNLILAKMQTLYKGHAKQFMHLFWGSGQMSFVKHAIFLDAAAPKLTNYDALVTYILNRFDPKRLFITEGVTDALDHSSPEALVGGKLGIDVTAANVVAPPQLLGDEELLNKVQEVCPEVTGLQQYMRHTNNPITVLSVKKSRVLKECFEALVALSTNIRIVVFVDEEKNDISNPYMLIWRVTNNIDATRDIFISGLMVGVDGTNKNKIDGFNREWPGDVECTASVVESLKERNLWTLDEQTHKKYQI; translated from the coding sequence ATGCAAAAAACTATAGAGTTACTTAGAAGAGAAAATCAGCTTACTATTATTAACGACAAGGTAGATATATATTTAGAGATCCCTCATCTTGCATATGCCGAAGTAAAGAAACAAGACGGCGGTAGAGCTCTGCTTTTTACAAATCCGGTCGATTCAAAAAATGGAGTCGAGTTTGATACTCCGGTATTGATGAACATATTCGGCTCATATAAAAGATGTGAACTTCTTTTTGGCAGACCTATCGAGTCTGTAGCAGATGAGATAACAAAGCTATTACATATGAAACCGCCGAGCGGATTTAAAGCGAAGATGTCGATGCTTGGTGAGCTTTTTGCATTAAAAAATATCTTTCCTAAGCGTTTAAAGGGCGAGGGCGAATGTCAAAAGATCAAGTACTTAAACGATGATGTAAATCTTTATGATCTACCGATACTTACGACTTGGGAAGAGGATGGCGGTCCGTTTATCACTATGGGTCAGGTCTATACTCAAAGTCTTGACGGTGAGATGGTAAACCTAGGTATGTACAGACTTCAAGTGTATGATAAAAATCATCTTGGTATGCACTGGCAGATCCACAAAGATTCATCTCACTTTTTTGACCAGTATCAAAAAGCGGGTAAAAAGATGCCTGTCAGTATTGCGATCGGCGGAGATCCGCTTTACACTTGGTGTGCAACGGCACCGCTTCCTTATGGAGTAAATGAGCTGTTGCTTTACGGACTTATCAAAAAAGAACCGGCAAGACTTGTAAAGTCGCTTACAACACCGCTTTATATACCTACTGATGTTGATTTTGTCATAGAAGGCTGGGTCGATCCGTCTGAGTTTAAAGTGGAAGGACCGTTTGGAGACCACACGGGATATTACACGTTAGAAGAGAAATATCCGTTTATGGAAGTAAGTGCCATCACGACAAAAAAAGAGCCTGTATATCTTGCAACGGTCGTTGGAAAACCGCCTCTTGAAGATAAATATATGGGATGGGCGACTGAGAGAGTATTCCTACCGCTTCTCAAAACGAATGCACCGGATCTTATTGATTATCATATGCCTGAAAACGGCGTTTTTCATAATCTCATTTTAGCTAAGATGCAGACACTTTATAAAGGACATGCAAAGCAGTTTATGCACCTTTTCTGGGGTTCGGGACAGATGAGTTTTGTAAAGCATGCAATATTTTTAGATGCAGCAGCACCAAAGCTTACAAACTATGATGCATTAGTCACCTATATACTAAACAGATTTGACCCAAAACGTCTCTTTATTACCGAGGGTGTGACGGATGCTCTTGATCACTCTTCACCTGAAGCCTTGGTGGGAGGAAAACTCGGCATCGATGTGACTGCTGCAAATGTAGTTGCTCCTCCACAGCTTTTAGGTGATGAAGAACTGTTAAATAAGGTGCAGGAAGTCTGTCCGGAAGTGACAGGGTTGCAGCAGTATATGCGCCATACAAACAACCCTATAACGGTTCTCTCCGTCAAGAAATCAAGAGTCTTAAAAGAGTGTTTTGAAGCATTGGTAGCACTAAGTACGAATATACGTATAGTCGTCTTTGTAGATGAAGAGAAAAACGATATTTCTAATCCGTATATGCTTATATGGAGAGTGACGAATAACATCGATGCGACTCGTGATATTTTTATCTCGGGATTAATGGTCGGAGTTGACGGAACAAATAAGAATAAGATCGACGGATTCAATAGAGAATGGCCCGGTGATGTCGAGTGTACGGCAAGTGTAGTCGAGAGTTTAAAAGAGCGTAACTTATGGACTTTAGATGAGCAAACGCACAAAAAGTATCAGATTTAA
- a CDS encoding cytochrome c yields the protein MNKILFYLISAFLITQATSNAAVYKGQRAYVKECRHCHGGGQSVAASKKMRTWKKMLKNKGADLADIHLSSDKAKDSWEYFNSSKFKKHARHLKDFLVEYAKDSGKVPACN from the coding sequence ATGAATAAAATTTTATTTTATCTTATATCAGCGTTTCTTATTACTCAAGCAACTTCGAATGCAGCCGTATATAAAGGGCAGAGAGCATATGTTAAAGAATGCCGTCATTGTCACGGCGGCGGTCAATCTGTAGCGGCATCTAAAAAAATGAGAACTTGGAAAAAAATGCTTAAAAACAAGGGTGCCGATCTAGCCGATATACATCTAAGCAGTGACAAAGCAAAAGACTCATGGGAATATTTTAACAGTAGTAAATTTAAAAAACATGCAAGACATCTTAAAGATTTTCTTGTAGAGTATGCAAAAGACAGCGGAAAAGTACCCGCTTGTAACTAA
- the argH gene encoding argininosuccinate lyase, protein MDKMWSGRFSKGASSLLDDFNASIMFDRKLYREDIEGSIAHATMLQKQNILTKDELDSIISGLSQIKDEIESGEFEWKISDEDLHMGIEKRLTALIGDAGKKLHTARSRNDQVAVDFRRYVLRKNKEISIAIKKVMEVLVDIAQNHTETLLPGMTHLQHAQPINFGFHLLAYASMFKRDVERFEDSFRRNNVSPLGCAALAGTPHNIDRSVTAELLGFDSVSVNCLDTVSDRDFALEILFNISTMMMHISRLSEELVMWSSYEFKFVELSDEYSTGSSIMPQKKNPDVPELLRGKTGRVYGSLMGLLTVMKGLPLAYNKDTQEDKEGVFDAVETAEISLEILKEALRTMDIKTDNMHQACKVGHLSATDLADYLVERCGIPFREAHFITGKAVAKSEELGIDLSDIAYEELHKIDNRIQSDVIEKLSIKNSMNARVSQGGTSTKGTLEQLAYFKNYLAEK, encoded by the coding sequence ATGGATAAGATGTGGTCTGGTCGTTTTAGTAAAGGTGCGTCGTCTCTACTAGATGATTTTAATGCTTCAATCATGTTTGACAGAAAATTATACCGCGAAGATATAGAGGGCTCTATTGCTCATGCAACTATGCTTCAAAAACAAAATATATTGACAAAAGATGAATTAGATTCGATCATAAGCGGTCTTTCTCAGATCAAAGACGAGATAGAATCAGGCGAATTCGAGTGGAAGATCAGTGATGAAGACCTTCATATGGGGATCGAAAAAAGATTGACTGCTCTTATCGGAGATGCGGGTAAGAAACTTCACACTGCAAGAAGCAGAAACGATCAGGTCGCTGTCGATTTTAGAAGATATGTCCTTCGTAAGAACAAAGAGATATCAATTGCTATCAAAAAAGTGATGGAAGTCTTAGTCGATATAGCCCAAAACCATACTGAGACTCTTTTACCGGGTATGACGCATCTACAGCATGCTCAGCCTATCAACTTCGGTTTCCATCTATTGGCTTATGCGTCTATGTTTAAGCGCGATGTAGAAAGATTTGAAGACTCATTCAGACGCAACAACGTATCTCCGCTTGGATGTGCAGCATTGGCAGGGACTCCTCATAATATAGACCGTAGTGTAACTGCAGAACTTTTAGGGTTTGACTCTGTGAGTGTGAACTGTCTGGACACAGTAAGTGACCGCGATTTCGCACTGGAGATCCTTTTTAACATCTCTACAATGATGATGCATATCTCACGTTTGAGTGAAGAGCTTGTGATGTGGTCAAGTTATGAGTTTAAGTTTGTTGAACTAAGCGACGAGTACTCTACAGGCTCATCTATCATGCCTCAAAAGAAAAATCCTGACGTTCCAGAACTTTTACGTGGAAAAACAGGACGTGTATATGGTTCGCTTATGGGACTTTTAACTGTTATGAAAGGTCTTCCGTTAGCTTATAATAAAGACACGCAAGAGGATAAAGAGGGAGTGTTTGATGCAGTTGAGACTGCAGAGATCTCTTTAGAGATACTCAAAGAAGCACTGCGTACTATGGATATCAAAACAGATAATATGCATCAAGCTTGTAAAGTAGGGCACCTAAGTGCTACGGATCTGGCTGATTATCTTGTTGAGAGATGCGGTATCCCGTTTAGAGAGGCTCACTTCATCACAGGTAAAGCTGTCGCAAAAAGTGAAGAGCTGGGCATAGACTTAAGCGATATCGCATATGAAGAACTACACAAAATAGATAATAGAATCCAAAGCGATGTTATAGAAAAATTATCTATCAAAAACTCTATGAATGCCAGAGTCTCACAAGGCGGGACATCTACAAAAGGCACATTAGAGCAGCTGGCATATTTTAAAAATTATCTTGCGGAGAAATAG
- a CDS encoding OsmC family protein — translation MKVVVTHKEDMKFEAKAQNGSFIIDCPQISPLEYFLSGIITCSATDMIMLPKNQGKTVSNLSIQGDVVRNEDFPRKFNELHLTYSFDSDADDTTAARFVMASLETYCSTINTIRDSVKITYTIIHNGKTIRENASMISGGGSKIDMGNIESCPQ, via the coding sequence ATGAAAGTAGTTGTTACACATAAAGAAGATATGAAGTTTGAGGCAAAAGCGCAAAACGGCAGTTTTATTATCGACTGTCCACAGATCAGCCCGTTAGAGTACTTTCTAAGCGGGATCATTACATGTAGTGCGACGGATATGATCATGCTTCCGAAAAATCAGGGGAAAACTGTCTCAAATCTAAGTATTCAAGGCGATGTCGTCAGAAATGAGGATTTTCCTCGTAAGTTCAATGAACTTCATCTGACATACAGCTTTGACTCAGATGCTGATGACACGACTGCTGCACGCTTTGTGATGGCTTCGTTAGAGACATACTGTTCGACGATCAACACTATTCGTGACAGCGTGAAGATAACTTATACGATCATACATAACGGTAAAACTATCAGAGAAAATGCATCTATGATATCAGGTGGCGGTTCGAAGATAGATATGGGTAATATCGAGAGCTGCCCGCAATAA